From a single Couchioplanes caeruleus genomic region:
- the mgrA gene encoding L-glyceraldehyde 3-phosphate reductase: protein MTYAAAPDRYTSGMQYRRTGRSGLDLPVLSLGLWHNFGDDRPFETQRAIARRAFDLGITHFDLANNYGPPYGSAEVNVGRLLREDFRPYRDELVISTKAGWDMWPGPYGQGGGSRKYVLASLDQSLGRMGLDYVDIFYSHRFDPTTPLEETATALDTAVRQGKALYVGISSYDAQHTRTMAGLLRDLGTPLLIHQPSYSMLNRWIETEGLLDAAHEAGAGVIGFTALAQGLLTGKYLNGIPEGSRAAAGTSLDPDWLDDAMVSRLNSLNEVAQQRGQSLAQMALAWALRDPRVTSLVIGASRVEQLEQNVAALDIMSFDDEELATIDKILESGTTSVDLWKDARQGTL from the coding sequence GTGACCTACGCCGCCGCACCCGACCGCTACACCAGCGGGATGCAGTACCGCCGCACCGGGCGCTCGGGGCTCGACCTGCCCGTACTGTCGCTCGGGTTGTGGCACAACTTCGGCGACGACCGGCCGTTCGAGACGCAACGGGCCATCGCCCGGCGCGCCTTCGACCTCGGGATCACCCATTTCGACCTGGCCAACAACTACGGGCCGCCGTACGGCTCCGCCGAGGTCAACGTCGGCCGGCTGCTGCGCGAGGACTTCCGCCCCTACCGGGACGAGCTGGTGATCTCCACCAAGGCGGGTTGGGACATGTGGCCGGGCCCGTACGGCCAGGGCGGCGGCAGCCGCAAGTACGTGCTCGCCAGCCTGGACCAGTCGCTGGGCCGGATGGGCCTGGACTACGTCGACATCTTCTACTCGCACCGCTTCGACCCCACCACGCCGCTCGAGGAGACCGCGACCGCCCTCGACACCGCCGTCCGCCAGGGCAAGGCGCTCTACGTCGGCATCTCGTCGTACGACGCGCAGCACACCCGGACGATGGCGGGGCTGCTGCGCGACCTCGGCACTCCCCTGCTGATCCACCAGCCGTCGTACTCGATGCTGAACCGCTGGATCGAGACCGAGGGCCTGCTGGACGCGGCGCACGAGGCCGGCGCCGGGGTCATCGGGTTCACCGCGCTGGCCCAGGGCCTGCTCACCGGCAAGTACCTCAACGGCATCCCGGAGGGCTCGCGCGCGGCCGCGGGCACCTCCCTGGACCCGGACTGGCTCGACGACGCCATGGTGTCACGGCTCAACTCGCTCAACGAGGTGGCGCAGCAGCGCGGGCAGAGCCTCGCGCAGATGGCCCTCGCCTGGGCGCTGCGCGACCCGCGGGTGACGTCCCTGGTCATCGGCGCGAGCCGGGTGGAGCAGCTCGAGCAGAACGTCGCGGCGCTGGACATCATGTCCTTCGACGACGAGGAGCTCGCCACCATCGACAAGATCCTCGAGTCCGGTACGACCTCCGTGGACCTGTGGAAGGACGCCCGTCAGGGCACGCTGTAG
- a CDS encoding phage holin family protein: MTDTRMRLDGSADASAGALVSQMSEQVSTLVRQELELARTEMVEKGKRAGTGAGMLGGAGVLALYGVSALLLTIGAALALALPDWLAALIVTVLVLACAGVAALLGRKQVQQATPPAPTEAVDSTKRDVGTVKAAAREGRRR; this comes from the coding sequence ATGACCGATACCCGGATGCGGCTGGACGGCTCCGCCGACGCGTCGGCCGGCGCGCTCGTGAGCCAGATGAGCGAGCAGGTGTCCACGCTCGTACGGCAGGAACTCGAGCTCGCCCGCACGGAGATGGTGGAGAAGGGCAAACGCGCCGGTACGGGCGCCGGGATGCTCGGCGGCGCCGGCGTCCTCGCCCTGTACGGCGTCTCCGCCCTCCTGCTGACCATCGGCGCCGCCCTCGCCCTCGCCCTGCCGGACTGGCTCGCCGCGCTCATCGTGACGGTGCTCGTACTGGCCTGCGCCGGCGTGGCCGCGCTGCTGGGCCGCAAGCAGGTGCAGCAGGCCACCCCGCCCGCGCCCACCGAGGCGGTCGACAGCACGAAGCGTGACGTCGGCACCGTCAAGGCGGCGGCACGGGAAGGTCGCCGCCGGTGA